The genomic window ttttccgtcagaatgtccgtcagaatatcgctgttttcttgtagtgaaaccTTCAACGAAGCGGCCTCCTAAATCACACCAACTGTATCAGATGCGGACAACTGGAAACAATATCGcacatcttcttctcatgtGATTTTGCCCAACAAGTTTGGATGCAGGTTCCTTGGTCAAACGTTGGTGCAGGCCCCCTAGGCTTACCTTTCCACGAGGAACAAGAACGGTCGcagaaaaaaattaaccttCCTCCAATAGGATCCAACATCAACCTCTTTCCTTGGATTATATGGCATATTTGGATTGCCAGGAACCAGCTTCTATTTGAGAACAGGAAAGCTACACCTACTGATACTCTCAGCAAAGCCATAAGCGCAGCCAGGCAATGGATCACAGCACAACAGCTAGAACAAGCACATCAGCCAAAGCAACCAACAGTTCCGACTCAGCTACGGACCCCCATGGAGCTCACACCTACAACCCTCATCTGCAATACCGACGCCTCATGGAAGGCAGATTCAAAGAAAGCAGGACTCGGGTGGATCTTCACAAACCAAAATCTACAGGAAATCGACAGGGGATCACAATTGCAGGATCATGTCTCCTCGGCCCTTCTTGCAGAATGCCTTGCCGTTCGGGCAGCTTTATTTCATGCGATCTCCCTTGACATCACACACATCTGGCTTAGATCAGACTCTCAAGTGCTTATCAAAGCAATTAACGAGAACCGAAGGACGACAGAGCTCTACGGAACTCTCTCCGATATCTCCTCTCTAGTTTCCTCCTTTACTTTCTGTCGCTTTAGTTTCACTCCAAGACTTCAGAATGGGCCAGCTGATTCCATTGCAAGGGCCTGTCTTTGTAATGGATTGGCTGGGCCTTAAGACCCTCGCCAAACCTCTTTATGAATGAATGAATccagttgaacaaaaaaaatatatatatatatgttatatcaataaatgtgaattattataaatatgtgataaatgatattttaatttgtttaaagcactcacataagtaaacatccatccagcaaattctctctgtttcatttcttctagttcgtcctctgtggcgtatctatatgcgaaccgcttttctgtcatgaaaatcctgtacatatgatgacaataatgtaattaattaagatttaaatttcaacttgttaaaataaaaatttgtaagctaatttatttacctctcatattgaagaacatcttcgcagttggtgagcaaatatgtttgNNNNNNNNNNNNNNNNNNNNNNNNNNNNNNNNNNNNNNNNNNNNNNNNNNNNNNNNNNNNNNNNNNNNNNNNNNNNNNNNNNNNNNNNNNNNNNNNNNNNNNNNNNNNNNNNNNNNNNNNNNNNNNNNNNNNNNNNNNNNNNNNNNNNNNNNNNNNNNNNNNNNNNNNNNNNNNNNNNNNNNNNNNNNNNNNNNNNNNNNNNNNNNNNNNNNNNNNNNNNNNNNNNNNNNNNNNNNNNNNNNNNNNNNNNNNNNNNNNNNNNNNNNNNNNNNNNNNNNNNNNNNNNNNNNNNNNNNNNNNNNNNNNNNNNNNNNNNNNNNNNNNNNNNNNNNNNNNNNNNNNNNNNNNNNNNNNNNNNNNNNNNNNNNNNNNNNNNNNNNNNNNNNNNNNNNNNNNNNNNNNNNNNNNNNNNNNNNNNNNNNNNNNNNNNNNNNNNNNNNNNNNNNNNNNNNNNNNNNNNNNNNNNNNNNNNNNNNNNNNNNNNNNNNNNNNNNNNNNNNNNNNNNNNNNNNNNNNNNNNNNNNNNNNNNNNNNNNNNNNNNNNNNNNNNNNNNNNNNNNNNNNNNNNNNNNNNNNNNNNNNNNNNNNNNNNNNNNNNNNNNNNNNNNNNNNNNNNNNNNNNNNNNNNNNNNNNNNNNNNNNNNNNNNNNNNNNNNNNNNNNNNNNNNNNNNNNNNNNNNNNNNNNNNNNNNNNNNNNNNNNNNNNNNNNNNNNNNNNNNNNNNNNNNNNNNNNNNNNNNNNNNNNNNNNNNNNNNNNNNNNNNNNNNNNNNNNNNNNNNNNNNNNNNNNNNNNNNNNNNNNNNNNNNNNNNNNNNNNNNNNNNNNNNNNNNNNNNNNNNNNNNNNNNNNNNNNNNNNNNNNNNNNNNNNNNNNNNNNNNNNNNNNNNNNNNNNNNNNNNNNNNNNNNNNNNNNNNNNNNNNNNNNNNNNNNNNNNNNNNNNNNNNNNNNNNNNNNNNNNNNNNNNNNNNNNNNNNNNNNNNNNNNNNNNNNNNNNNNNNNNNNNNNNNNNNNNNNNNNNNNNNNNNNNNNNNNNNNNNNNNNNNNNNNNNNNNNNNNNNNNNNNNNNNNNNNNNNNNNNNNNNNNNNNNNNNNNNNNNNNNNNNNNNNNNNNNNNNNNNNNNNNNNNNNNNNNNNNNNNNNNNNNNNNNNNNNNNNNNNNNNNNNNNNNNNNNNNNNNNNNNNNNNNNNNNNNNNNNNNNNNNNNNNNNNNNNNNNNNNNNNNNNNNNNNNNNNNNNNNNNNNNNNNNNNNNNNNNNNNNNNNNNNNNNNNNNNNNNNNNNNNNNNNNNNNNNNNNNNNNNNNNNNNNNNNNNNNNNNNNNNNNNNNNNNNNNNNNNNNNNNNNNNNNNNNNNNNNNNNNNNNNNNNNNNNNNNNNNNNNNNNNNNNNNNNNNNNNNNNNNNNNNNNNNNNNNNNNNNNNNNNNNNNNNNNNNNNNNNNNNNNNNNNNNNNNNNNNNNNNNNNNNNNNNNNNNNNNNNNNNNNNNNNNNNNNNNNNNNNNNNNNNNNNNNNNNNNNNNNNNNNNNNNNNNNNNNNNNNNNNNNNNNNNNNNNNNNNNNNNNNNNNNNNNNNNNNNNNNNNNNNNNNNNNNNNNNNNNNNNNNNNNNNNNNNNNNNNNNNNNNNNNNNNNNNNNNNNNNNNNNNNNNNNNNNNNNNNNNNNNNNNNNNNNNNNNNNNNNNNNNNNNNNNNNNNNNNNNNNNNNNNNNNNNNNNNNNNNNNNNNNNNNNNNNNNNNNNNNNNNNNNNNNNNNNNNNNNNNNNNNNNNNNNNNNNNNNNNNNNNNNNNNNNNNNNNNNNNNNNNNNNNNNNNNNNNNNNNNNNNNNNNNNNNNNNNNNNNNNNNNNNNNNNNNNNNNNNNNNNNNNNNNNNNNNNNNNNNNNNNNNNNNNNNNNNNNNNNNNNNNNNNNNNNNNNNNNNNNNNNNNNNNNNNNNNNNNNNNNNNNNNNNNNNNNNNNNNNNNNNNNNNNNNNNNNNNNNNNNNNNNNNNNNNNNNNNNNNNNNNNNNNNNNNNNNNNNNNNNNNNNNNNNNNNNNNNNNNNNNNNNNNNNNNNNNNNNNNNNNNNNNNNNNNNNNNNNNNNNNNNNNNNNNNNNNNNNNNNNNNNNNNNNNNNNNNNNNNNNNNNNNNNNNNNNNNNNNNNNNNNNNNNNNNNNNNNNNNNNNNNNNNNNNNNNNNNNNNNNNNNNNNNNNNNNNNNNNNNNNNNNNNNNNNNNNNNNNNNNNNNNNNNNNNNNNNNNNNNNNNNNNNNNNNNNNNNNNNNNNNNNNNNNNNNNNNNNNNNNNNNNNNNNNNNNNNNNNNNNNNNNNNNNNNNNNNNNNNNNNNNNNNNNNNNNNNNNNNNNNNNNNNNNNNNNNNNNNNNNNNNNNNNNNNNNNNNNNNNNNNNNNNNNNNNNNNNNNNNNNNNNNNNNNNNNNNNNNNNNNNNNNNNNNNNNNNNNNNNNNNNaacggctataatatatcctcggaattcatcggtttttttcgaggaatacatttttcctcggtattccataagaatattccgacggattgatatttcctcggaattccgtcggtatattccgaggaaaccaaattttgtgtttcgttggaatatcctcggaaattcctcgggatattccgaggatttcattttccgtcggaatgtccgtcagaataccgctattttcttgtagtgtcataTCATTCATTTGAAGAAAGTATTTGAAGTAATGAGAAGGCATAGCTTGTTTGCGAAGGAGAGTAAGTGTGCATTCCCTACTCGTAAAGTAGAATACCTTGGCCATTACATTGAAGAAAAAGGAATTTCTACTGATCGTCAGAAGGTGAAAGTAGTAGCTGAATGGCCTAAACCGTTGAGTTTGAAACCTTTAAGCGGATTTTTGGGATTAGCAGGCTATTACCGCAGATTTGTTAAGGATTTTGGTACGATTGCTCGTCCCTTAACAGCTCTAACCAAGAAAGACGCCTTTACTTGGTCTGAGGAAGCTCAAGTTGCTTTTGATGAGTTGAAGGGAGCATTATATAACGCTCCGGTCTTAGCTTTACCTTGATTTGATAAACCTTTTGTGGTAGAAACTGATGTGAGTGGGAGTGGTATAGGAGGTGTGTTGATGCAGGAAGGACATCCTATTGCATATATAAGCCATCATTTGAAGGGTAAACTGCTTCAACTTTCAATCTATGAGAAGAAGTTACTTGCGGTGGTCTTTGCGGTTCAAAAATGGAGACACTACTTGATTACCAGACATTTTGTAATCAAGACTGCTCAGAAGAGCTTAAAGTATCTTTTGGAACAGTGGCTTAACACTCCTATTCAACAACAGTGGTTGCCATAGTTACTAGAATTTGACTACGAAATTCAGTACCGGCAAGGAAAGGATAATGTTGCAGCTGATGCACTGTCGAGAGTAGAAGGAGCTGAAGTGTTGCATATGGACATGTATGTTTTGGATTGTGATCTTATTAAGGAGATTCA from Brassica oleracea var. oleracea cultivar TO1000 unplaced genomic scaffold, BOL UnpScaffold01177, whole genome shotgun sequence includes these protein-coding regions:
- the LOC106321021 gene encoding uncharacterized protein LOC106321021 is translated as VPWSNVGAGPLGLPFHEEQERSQKKINLPPIGSNINLFPWIIWHIWIARNQLLFENRKATPTDTLSKAISAARQWITAQQLEQAHQPKQPTVPTQLRTPMELTPTTLICNTDASWKADSKKAGLGWIFTNQNLQEIDRGSQLQDHVSSALLAECLAVRAALFHAISLDITHIWLRSDSQVLIKAINENRRTTELYGTLSDISSLVSSFTFCRFSFTPRLQNGPADSIARACLCNGLAGP